One part of the Oryzias melastigma strain HK-1 linkage group LG21, ASM292280v2, whole genome shotgun sequence genome encodes these proteins:
- the fzd5 gene encoding frizzled-5, giving the protein MLLRLGVLQQLLLLLIQSPGLTLAASKDLVCEPITVPMCKGIGYNLTYMPNKFNHDTQEEVGLEVHQFWPLVRIRCSPDLLFFLCSMYTPICLPDYRKPLPPCRSVCERAKRGCSPLMSQYGFEWPERMSCEGLPQLGDETLCMDQNSSEATTSAPPFPKSTPKVRTRPPSPSQCDRECRCRDPLIPIKRESHALFGRVQTGPLPNCALPCHLPYFSADERAFTSFWVGLWSVLCFISTLTTVATFLIDMERFKYPERPIIFLAACYLFVSLGYIIRLVAGHERVACGAGGTSQLHILYDATGPALCTLVFLLVYFFGMASSIWWVVLSFTWFLAAGMKWGSEAIAGYSQYFHLAAWLIPSVKSILVLALSSVDGDPVAGICYVGNQNLENLRGFVLAPLVVYLFTGSLFLLAGFVSLFRIRSIIKQGGTKTDKLERLMIRIGLFTVLYTVPATVVVACLVYEQHYRPSWERALACSCPLERQRSIRGPDYAVFMLKYFMCLVVGITSGVWIWSGKTLESWRSFVARCCPCWPHKATAPPSMYSEASTALTGHTGTGLSSGMYHKAHQSHI; this is encoded by the coding sequence tctgcagcagctgctgctgctgctcatccAGAGTCCTGGTCTGACGTTGGCTGCATCCAAAGACCTGGTGTGTGAGCCCATCACCGTCCCCATGTGTAAGGGCATTGGCTACAACTTGACTTACATGCCTAATAAGTTCAACCATGACACCCAGGAGGAGGTGGGACTGGAGGTGCACCAGTTCTGGCCTCTGGTCCGCATCCGCTGCTCCCCAGACCTGCTCTTCTTCCTGTGCAGCATGTACACCCCCATCTGCCTGCCGGACTACCGAAAGCCTCTTCCTCCCTGCCGCTCTGTGTGCGAACGGGCCAAACGGGGCTGCTCCCCCCTCATGAGCCAGTATGGCTTCGAGTGGCCGGAGAGGATGAGCTGTGAGGGGCTCCCCCAGCTCGGGGACGAGACCCTGTGCATGGACCAAAACAGCAGCGAGGCCACCACCTCGGCTCCACCGTTCCCCAAGTCCACCCCGAAGGTCCGGACCAGACCCCCCAGTCCATCGCAGTGCGACAGAGAGTGCCGCTGTCGGGACCCCCTCATCCCCATCAAGCGGGAATCCCACGCTCTCTTCGGCCGGGTCCAGACTGGACCGCTGCCCAACTGCGCCTTGCCCTGCCACCTGCCGTACTTCTCAGCGGATGAACGGGCCTTCACCAGCTTCTGGGTGGGACTGTGGTCCGTGCTGTGCTTCATCTCCACCCTCACCACCGTCGCCACCTTCCTCATCGACATGGAGCGCTTCAAGTACCCAGAGAGGCCcatcatcttcttggccgcctGCTACCTCTTCGTCTCCTTGGGTTACATCATCCGGCTGGTGGCGGGTCACGAGCGGGTGGCCTGTGGCGCCGGCGGCACCAGCCAGCTGCACATCCTCTATGACGCCACAGGCCCCGCCCTGTGCACCCTGGTCTTCTTGTTGGTGTATTTCTTTGGGATGGCCAGCTCCATCTGGTGGGTGGTGTTGTCCTTCACCTGGTTTCTGGCTGCAGGGATGAAGTGGGGCAGCGAAGCCATCGCCGGATACTCGCAGTACTTCCACCTGGCCGCGTGGCTCATCCCCAGCGTCAAGTCCATCCTGGTCCTGGCCCTCAGCTCTGTGGACGGAGACCCTGTAGCCGGGATCTGCTATGTGGGAAACCAGAATCTGGAGAACCTGAGGGGATTCGTACTCGCCCCTTTAGTGGTTTACCTCTTTACCGGCTCGCTTTTTCTCCTCGCTGGTTTCGTTTCTTTGTTCCGCATCAGGAGCATCATCAAACAAGGAGGTACAAAGACGGACAAGCTGGAGCGGCTGATGATCCGGATCGGCCTCTTCACGGTGCTGTACACCGTCCCCGCCACGGTGGTGGTGGCCTGCCTGGTCTACGAGCAGCACTACCGGCCCAGCTGGGAGCGAGCCCTGGCCTGCTCCTGCCCGCTGGAGCGACAGCGCTCCATCCGAGGTCCGGACTACGCTGTTTTCATGCTCAAGTACTTCATGTGCCTGGTGGTGGGCATCACGTCTGGAGTCTGGATCTGGTCCGGAAAAACTCTGGAGTCTTGGAGGAGCTTCGTGGCTCGATGCTGCCCCTGCTGGCCGCACAAGGCCACCGCACCCCCATCCATGTACAGCGAGGCCAGCACGGCTTTGACCGGACACACCGGAACCGGACTGTCATCAGGGATGTACCACAAGGCGCATCAGTCCCACATATGA
- the ccnyl1 gene encoding cyclin-Y-like protein 1 — protein MGNTLSCCVSPESSPKQASRQPAERLEEIQTSTEVSDDVTVPYLQHISDREVPEELALECNPSDHARASTLFLSKSQTDVRDKRKSNHINHFSHVSPGPLSKKYSSCSTIFIDDSTVSQPNLKSTIKCVTLAIYYHIKNRDSDRSMDIFDEKLHPLSREPVPDNYAYVDPEHKLIYRFVRTLFSAAQLTAECAIVTLVYLERLLTYAELDICPASWKRIVLGAILLASKVWDDQAVWNVDYCQILKDITVEDMNEMERQFLELLQFNINVPASVYAKYYFDLRQLAEDNNLNFPLEPLNNQRAQKLEAISRLCEDKYKDLSRAAMRRSLSADNLIGIRRSNAVLS, from the exons ATGGGGAACACGTTGTCATGCTGCGTCTCTCCGGAGTCGAGCCCCAAACAAGCCTCCAGACAGCCCGCGGAGCGGCTGGAGGAGATCCAGACCAGCACCGAAGTCAGCGATGATGTCACCGTGCCCTACCTGCAGCACATAAGCGACAGAGAAGTCCCTGAAG AGTTGGCCCTGGAGTGTAACCCATCAGATCACGCTCGAGCAAGCACCCTCTTCCTCAGCAAGTCCCAGACAGACG TGCGGGACAAGAGGAAAAGCAACCACATAAACCACTTCAGTCAT GTGTCACCTGGTCCCCTTTCAAAGAAGTACAGCTCATGTTCCACCATCTTCATCGACGACAGCACCGTCAGTCAGCCAAATCTGAAAAGCACAATCAAGTG TGTCACTTTAGCCATATACTACCACATCAAGAACAG AGATTCTGACAGATCAATGGACATCTTTGATGAGAAGTTGCACCCCTTATCA AGAGAGCCCGTGCCAGACAACTACGCCTACGTGGACCCGGAACACAAGCTGATCTACCGCTTTGTCAGGACGCTGTTCAGCGCCGCGCAGCTCACAGCAGAATGCGCCATCGTCACACtc GTGTACCTGGAGCGTCTGCTGACCTACGCTGAGCTGGACATCTGCCCGGCCAGCTGGAAGCGCATCGTTCTGGGAGCCATCCTGTTAGCCTCCAAGGTGTGGGACGACCAGGCCGTGTGGAACGTGGACTACTGTCAGATCCTCAAAGACATCACCGTGGAAGACAT GAATGAGATGGAGCGCCAGTTCCTGGAACTCCTCCAGTTTAACATAAATGTCCCAGCCAGTGTTTACGCCAAGTACTACTTTGACCTGCGACAGCTGGCTGAAGACAACAACCTGAACTTCCCCTTGGAGCCCCTCAACAACCAGCGAGCTCAAAAACTAGAG GCCATTTCTAGACTGTGTGAGGACAAATACAAAGACCTAAGTCGAGCCGCCATGAGGCGATCGCTGAGCGCCGACAACCTGATAGGCATCCGCCGCTCCAACGCCGTGCTCTCCTAA